The genomic stretch GCAAGGAGCGCCGCACCTACGTGATCACCGACGCCGGCCGCGGGGCGGGGGAGGCGTGGATGAGCGAGCTCGCCAACGCCAGCGTCCTGCTCCACGGGCTGCTCCGGCGCTACGAGCTGGGCGACCGCACCGAGGCACCGCAGCCCGCCCGGGACCACGCCGCGGACGACGCGTTCTGGTCGCGCCGGCTGCTCGACGCCGAGCCGCGACCCGCGGTCGCGCAGGCGGTGGGCGCCGACGCTCCTCCCGTCGCGCCGTAACTGTAATCCGCACCTAGTCCCTACCTGGGGATTGCACCTACCGGTCGCCGCGCCCATGCATGCAGAAATGCGGTATTGACCCCCGGCGAAATACCGATCAGATTCGCATCTGCCAATCGGGCCCCCGTATCCACGCGCCCGTGAATGGGATCCGGCCGGCACCGACCCCGCTTCAGACCCGAGCCGACCACCGGCCTGGCCACACCT from Candidatus Dormiibacterota bacterium encodes the following:
- a CDS encoding PadR family transcriptional regulator yields the protein MDRQHGGTWKGVAEVLRPRNLVQPGLLLLLEEAPGHGYDLQHRLEALLVWRVDSPTIYRVLNAMEDQGLVSSIWERSESGKERRTYVITDAGRGAGEAWMSELANASVLLHGLLRRYELGDRTEAPQPARDHAADDAFWSRRLLDAEPRPAVAQAVGADAPPVAP